The sequence CGTGTTTTGCTATGAGATTTGTGTCTTACGCCTGTCACAGGTTGTTTTTTATGCAGTTATTCCaaggaaaatatgtaaattccacatttttcttaggtagtactatttaaaaaaaaaatcttttagaaatgttgggAGTTACCTGGGACCTGTTTGTGATCGCTTGCTTTAACTTCCTGAAGAGCTTTCCTTTCTCCTGCTGCTGAGGACTTTTTGCACAATACATTATATTTACCTTTGTGCCAAGAAGCTGACCTGAACGATGATGTTTGAGACAACTGAGGTGCCTTGCAAGAGTTTAGGAGCACCTGCTcacattgaaaataaatcaggGAATCGGTCAGAAGACTCAACGCCTTGTTTTCATCTGCTGACCTTAATCGTGATAAATGTACTCTCTTATTgaagaaataaactgaagtgaacaatcttttttctttccccccaaATCTTGcaaagtggtttttattttatgtttttgtcagcTTTCAGTTTGTATCCATTGCTAAAAGATTAAACTGCACACATCTTCACACCTTCCCAACAGCTTTTGTATTGGTTATTTTATATTATGGACCCTGTAATAACTGCCTGCTGCTCTCTTATGgcctgtttttcagattttaaatgacaCTGAAGTTAAAGGCCGAGTGTCGTTTGTGTGGCTTGGAAACCTCAACAtgaacttttaacaaatatgaataTAATTGCACCCAGATAGTCACATACActataaaatattcaactttttattcCTTTCTGACACTAAATTAAACCAACCTGGTCAGGTTTTGGGGTGGGTTAAGATTGCaacattcttttttatttatttagtaaattttcagcaagatacaaccttttttaagtaaacaatttcttaatattgataagaTAAAAACCACTAGTTTCAgtgccagattatttcacttataaacaTATTCTTCAcacattataagtgaaataatctggaagtgaaaatagtatttttatctgtaagatggaaatattgacttaaaacaagtttctatatattgctgaaaagttatttgtaagtttagtcttatttcggGTATGCTGAGATGTTTGCAgaagaaattaacaaaaaatacttaatattttgtgtttttacagtaaaaatacagGGAATTAAATTGGTATTGAATGAAATCCAGTGGCttctaaaattaaagtttttactctacagaaaaaataataaacacctGAACAAAAGTTAACACATATTTAAACCATTTGCGTTGTTTTCTGCTGCCAAACCTTTTAGAAAACCAAAccatagttttctttttgttttctgtctggtttttattctgaatttcaGCCTGTTTGGTttggattaaatattaaaaagtctAGAGTTTCTATCAGAATGcaccttgtttaaaaaaaacttttacattaaaacattatagtaaaagtttaaattttccAGCATTTTTATAGAACATCTTataaatgcactgaaaaaagaGAATGGGGAAAATGGGTTTATTAGTCACATGTAATTAGATTACCTTTGTCAGACTTAATAAACTTAATAAGATCATTTGTGACCAGTTAACAGaatatatttaagttaaatcacctgttgttgttttttagtgtACATTATGAATGACTCAGAAAATAACttccagcttttttttccatgttcatttttattcatacaaaataaaaagcatttgaaaCTGTAatcaaatgagtaaaaaaacaatgtattaaaTAAGCAAAACGTAATTGAAGGAAATAGATAACGTTTAATAAAAAGTTCCCTCACAAAGGGGAATAAAGTTCCAGTCAACATGACTGAACGTTTCAGCTCAGACTCCATTTCCTCGTATGCATTGCATAGAAATACCAGGCGCTCAGTGCATCAGCAGACATTAGTAATGTGCGTTGTCAGCGTCTTTCCAGGCCGTCAGTAGTTAAGGACCCAGATGTTCTCTGGGTTGAAGTGACTTTAGTGCTGCCGTCTTATTGCGTCTTCGAAACCGGAGCGATTTTCAGGAGAGTGGAGCTGAGCGGGCCGAACTGTCCCTGAAACGTGGCCCGTCTTCCCCTGTGGCGCTGAGGGAACTTTCCGTTGAGGTTTGACTCTCTGCAGTTGCTAAACCACCAACCGCCTGGGAAAAAACACAGATGGAAAATCCTGTTTAGTTTAAATCGTCGGGCCGATTGGAGCGACTTTTAATCTGGATTCTGAGACGGTTTTGTACCTGAGAGCAGCTCGGCGCAGTTGGCGTCCGCAGCGAGGTCGTTGTCTCTGTCGGCTGTGGAGAAGGGGAGTCCGGACGCTCCGGTGGGCTCGATTCCCTCCTGAACGCCAGACGAAGGGTCAAGGTCAAGGTGCAGAGCGAACTGCCTCTCCTCTCCGTCAACCTGGAACCGGTAGCGAGCCGCCTGGCGCCGCCCGGCCTGGTCAGAAAGCTCGACGTGAAGGACGTACTGGCCTTGCTTAGAAATGGAGTGGATGTGGTCCAATCCGAGCCAGAACTCTCCTGGGAgatcaaaaatttaaaattacatttagtttCTGAATGTTGGAAAATTTTGACCtttctttcacattaaaatttataaaactcACCGTTGAGGTCGCCGAATCCTTTCCTGTAGCTCTCCCAAAGCTGGTTGAAGTTCTGAGATCCATCCTGGCGTTTCTGGATCACTGTCCAGCCgccatctgcagaaaaaacaagaaaacaaatcagtttttccactccttttttttttttatttgtgaaaatatcttCTGATAAATCTCAGAAATGGCGTGAAGAAACTCACCTGGAGTCATTTGACAGAGAACGTTGAAGGGTTTTGAGTTGTCTGGCTGAATCATGTAGACGCCGCTGACTGACGCTCCCTGTGCAAACACCTCCTGACAATCTCTGGCCAACCCTGCAAACAAAAGCACAACAGGAatcagactttgtgttttagctcccttttgtcacatttaacagccttgtttttgtttttccttttaactcTGCTGCCATTTCTTCTGAACTTTGCTCTGTTTCTGAACGACTCTGCCAGCGAGTCAGACATCATAACTTAAAGTGCAAAGGTGAAATGTTTGGTTATGTCTTTTTACAATCCATTATTAGctgtttcactgcaaaaacacaaaatcttaagcATTTCTGatcttgtttcaaattaaaataacacacaaCATTGCAGCAGCATGTAGGAGCCAGTTTAGATCAAATAATTCCTACTTAATTGATTAagtggaagattatttcacttgtaacaagacattttgtAATAAGTGGAATTATAAAAAGGCcttaaatctttaaatctgaagtgttgaatttatttcaggTGTATCTACTTGCTTGCAGTAGGAACTAAACCAAAAAACTTGGTAATACTTTGTTTCCGTGGCGtgtgatttaattaaaatctactCGTTAGatttattgggttttttgtttgtttttccaggagCAGTGAGTTTTCACTAATGGTTTTTTTAACGAGCTGAAACTGTAGAAAGTTACCTGCTTGGTTGAGCTCTGCCTCGCCTTTCAGTGCTCTCTCTTCGTCTCTTCGTCTGTGGGATTTCACTCTCTTATGCGCAACCTTCAGAAGAACAATTGGTGAAGGATTAAGAAACATTCTGGTGCTTGTTTGACGTCACAAAGCCGCAGGTTTGCTTCCAGGCGTCTCACCTTGTTCTGCAGGGCCTGCAGGTGTAGACTCTGTTTCTCCAGTTTGTCTTGTTGCTGCCTGATTTTCTCCACCAGCTGATCGATTCGTCTGTTCTGAGCCACCATCAGCCTCTGGACGAGGGGAAAAAAACGCTCAGTTTCAAACTGCTTTACAGAAATCAACTTTTAAAGCGTGGAAGCTTTATTCCAACTCACCTGGATGAATGAAACTCTCTCGTGTTCGCTGTCGTTGCCGTCCTTCGTCGGCTCCGTCAGAACCTCCTCCAGGCGGTCCATCCTGGACGTCATGACCTCCGCCTGCCTCTTCACCTCACCGACCTCCAGCTTCACCTCCTCTCCCAGTTGGGAGAGCAGCCTGTACGTCCCCTGCGCCTCCTTGCTCTGGGTCATCAGCGCCTCTCCCTGCTGCTCCTGCCTCCTCCCCAGCTCCGCCAGCGTGCCATTGACAACCGTCAGCCGGCCGTTCACGTCTCTCATCTGAGCCTTGGTCTTGTCCACATGCTCCTTCAGGCCCTGGCCGAGCTGCAGGAGGCCGTGGGCCACGACGTTCACGTCGTCCCAGGAGGCGTGCTTCTCCCGGCGGGTTCTGTCCGACGGGAAGCCGGCGCCGGCGTGGACCAGGACGCTCaggaggaggatggtgacctgGGGCATCTTCATGATTCTGGTCTTTGGGTTGTTTTGAAATCAGCGCTTCTTTGCATCGGGCTGCAGTCTCTTCAGTTGTCTGCTGGTGAATGGCTTCATGAGGTTTTTATagctctgagctgcagcaggcGGCGCGCCTGATTGGCTGCttggaggtggaggagagggaggagacGCAGGAAGGATGGAGGAGGGGAAACTCGTTCATACTGCGGAGCTCGGCTATGACGCAACTAAACATCTGAATTTCCAGTTCAATGTAAACCAAACTgcttatttttatgcttttcaggTGAATGCATTACTTTGTTCTGCATTCATAGACGctaaacaaaaaagtattacatactatatttttgaaagaataagaaaaactgtaaaaatgtaagtttcAAGGCTGCAAAATCGTACCAAGTTCTGAGATATTTGCTATAGaccaaaaaaactaacttaaaaataactttgcagCAGGACCTCGGGCTAGTTTGAAATCAATTATTCCCTGATATTGATTAAAAGTAATAGTTCCACTTATaacatgttcaaatattttgtcatgATCAATATTAGGAAATATTGGCTCAACAatcaattaaatgttaattttttgtcttatttcaagtgaactaacaTATTAGCCAGAAGATAATTGACCAAAAAtacaagattttgtgttttgaggTGCAATGATAATTTTAGTTATtgtttattctgacaattaataggattttttttaaaattattaattaaattcaataattaaaaatgagccatttcttacctaaatctaataaaatagcATTAATTTAGCCTGTAGCAAATGAAGCATCTGCAGTTAAATATAACATCATTACAGAGTCGGCTTAttatgtttgttgtattttcgttaactgaatatttttttttacagaattttaacctggtgaagctaaaactttgacatttgaggagttttttttaatcttaaatgctaaatgtagatatttaaaaaaaattcaccatATGTCTTTTTTTGAGTCATTTCCTCCAGTTAACGACTAATCAAGTACTAAATTAGTTGTTGATCtccataatttataatttagcAGCCTTGTGTTGGAAGTCAAAACAACCGACCTTTAACCTTTAGCCTATATTTCATGCATCCGACTCCTCTCTTTTTAGACACTCGCGTTAACATCCATCAAACTGCAGAGTGGAAACGGCAGTGGAACATTTTCTAGTTTGTGTGAGAAGTAGGGGAAAGTTCAACCCTGAGGCCTTTTTACTCACTGGTTCCTGACAATGAAaatcctacacacacacacacacacacacacacacacacgaggcGTGTGTTGTCCCGACTGACTGAAAATGCTGAGGCATGCATGCTTTGTGTTCTGGCAAGTCGTAACTGGAATACGTCTTTACTCACCGTGACTCAACCTCATTTGACAGGATTAAACCAGCGTAGCTTTAGCAAGTAAATATTTGAGTTTAAGGTAGATTTAGTTCTGCCAATCATCTTTAAAGGGACACAAAGGCTGATCTGAATTTCACAAGATGTTTGTATCAAATCAGACCATAATTTTTGATGCCTTAAGtttgatttttacaaaattagaATCCCAGTGGTTAGCAGTTTTAAGCATATTACGATCCAAATCATCCATCTTATGATcttaatttagaaatttaaattaaagtgaagTTGCTTATTTCTAAGTCAAGTCAGGAAGAGTGGGTACCCCAACATGGCCAACTGTACACCAGAGATCTCCCCACTTtcagttttgaatattttgatttggttagtttttttttattatttactccAGAAACTAAACCATTGTTGACCATCTGTATTTTTACACTGCATTCACACCAATCCTGTTTGGTCTGCTTtagtcaaactcaaggcccaggTCCAAATCCGGCCCACAAGAACTTTTTGTGTGGCCCTCAAGACTCCGGACTCTAAGTTACACCAATCAGTCCATccagttttctgtgaaaatcAACGGATCTCGCATTTTTTTCCTGCTAATTTATAACTAAGCTTATTGgaaattttctgcaaagatGGTAAAGAAAAATTGGGTTTACCGACCACTAACTCCCACCTGTAGGTTTCAGCATTCTGTACTGGAACTCGGTGTTTCTGCcgctttgcagttttctgggagtttgttccagatttgtggtacaTAGACGCTGAATGCTGGACAGAAAACTGGTGTAAAAACGTTGAGAACAATTGATCTAAAACGctttaaagcaaaactgaaagaaaaggatGATGACTCATGACTTTGGCACAGGACTGTAGTTGTAAAATTaatctgataaaacaaaaacgcGCCGGGAGACGCCTGTTATtgaattgtttctttattgtaCCTACAAGCCAGGTCGTATTTTCGGTGATGAATTTTACGGCGGTGTCAGTCTCGGTTTTTCAGGGTGGAggaaggttttgttttcacGTTGGGAAAACTTTGTCGGTGTTCCAGAGCACGTAGCGCTGCGTGCTGCAGCGCCGCACGTACGTCCTCGAACCTGCTGCCCCCGTCAGGCAGCGCTCCAAATGGGTCCAGTCTGAGCAGCGGCAGGAATCACTTTTCCTACCCCAGTTGTGTCAGGACACAATGTTCGACTCGCATTACCAGGCAGAGTTTGGATCCCGggctcagctgcagcagctgtttcCTGCCAGGGCTGCTGAACCGCTGGGGAcgtggaggagcagcagaactGGACTTTCTGTCCTGGTTTTGTCTCTGTCTTCCACAGCGTCTGGAAATCATTAAACCAAACCTGGCTGCTGTAAAGTCTCTGGTTATATCAaggttcttttgtttttgttttttttgctttttttgtccgGAGTTAAAATTGTGGatctttaacctttttttaGCTCATCATCGGCAGGCATCTGGTTGGCTTTATGTGCAAACTTCAAACAAATGGATGAGTGAAACTTtaccaggaaaagaaaatgttggctTGAAACAAGAGAATCCGCTTCAGCTTTCCTAATCAGACTTATTACAAAATACTATTGCAAAGCTAACATGTTTTTGATGGTATTTGCACCAAAATAaaccttttctccttttatcttcgccaaataaatcaaatttattccgactggacagaaaacattgaggtctggactttgattagaatattttaatgtttcacatgcttcaaactattttattgaCAGCAGTTCAGTATATTATGGAAAGTTGCAGCAAATCCGTCATTCTACCAGCTCCATGTTTTACTGAAATGCTGCATTTCATGGATGCAGTCATGAACATTGGAGCCAAGAgagtttcagattttgttctGGATAAGCCGTCCAGTTGCTCTTGGAGGGATTTTGGTCCAATACTCACTTCCAGGAGCGTTTACCACTGTAAACCAAACCaaagctgtttgtttctgatcacttttttaaatttctgagtttaacgTCAGACCTGAAGTAACAGCGCTCTAGTTAAGAAGACCTAGAGCACCTAGCTCTTGCAAACACATACTTTCCATAAGCAAACatcacttttaatttgtttaatttagagTTGCAGGCACAACATGTAACATTGATTTTTAGATGCACTCTTATATGTCtgtcatgtaaaataaacatgttttcacctcATCTTACTACTGTTAATGCAAGGAGCGGCCATTTTGAAACCCAAAGTCCTAACTGGGTTCAGTCAGAGTTGCTCCCAGTTTCCCAGTgggaaatttgacttcacagGGCGTTCCAGATGATTTGGGAAGTTGGGATTTCCCGGCTCCGAGTACAACTGGAATGCAGCAAaactcactcgctctttggttacctagcaacggcCTGTTGAGCaacttgtggttacctagcaacaagctgatgagtaacttgcacagcagcagtttaaggttttgctaCCGTGCCTCatagctgcttaaaaataaaaaataaacagcatacAGTGAAAACTGGGGATAAACAGTTCAgattggcagtatttcagatatttaaaacaaaaattaatcaataattattgatattgaccaATGTGAAACCTTGATCCTGTGATTCGTTTTTCAGCCGTATCACCGTATCTCTGAATTTAACAAGACAAATGATGATTTGTATTTAAAGGCTGTCATGTTCATTCAGATAGTGTTTTTCAGTAGATCTATGAAGTCATTTGGAAACTTATCTTGTATGTTTACTCTGCTTATCTTTGTCCCAATGAAAATGTGATTATCTGAAGCATTAAGGGTGGGACAAACACTTTTCCAAAGCACCGAACAACTCGACCTCAGATCTGTTTATTAATGGGCAACGTTGTGCTTAGTAGATTGGATCTGACGTGCAGAGCGAcaatcatacacacacacacacacacacatcaggatTACAAGATCCGGACAGGTGCATGCAGAACGTGCACTGCTCGTTGTAAACAATGGACCATGTCTGTCTGTTAAAACACTGAGTGACTCATTTCCTTCTTTCCGCAGGAGGAAGTTTCAGTTTTCTCAGGTCACCGCTTTGAGTTTTCAGCctctgtttggttttatttcaaattccatttgatttattgtgtcATAATGTATCAGTTGTAAAGCTCAAAACAACTACGACTACACTCACATCAGGCAAATGCAACACAAGTTAATTTCTTTGCTCCGTATGTGACATATATCCCACTTTTTATGCCAGTCTGAACGGCCCGGTTCTGATCTGTTCACCCCccgaaaaattttaaaatataatttttcagatCTGAACGATGATACTGCATGTTATTCTACTTTTATGTGATTGATGTGAGACATTGGTCAtcattctgcaccagaagaagccggatcagatgtaaacaatggctgaaaaaatTAAGGAAAAAGGAATAAGAATGAAGTTTGTTCCACTGAAGAGAATCACTTCACAATCCCACCACTCCTGACTTTGAGTCAATGCTCCACGAAACGCTGCTGCTATTAGTTgtggtttctttttattagcttccttcACCTTGTTACGATTTTGTAACATTGTCATCTGCCATCGCTGAGTAAACTTGATGCATACATTAAGATTACAGCATCCATTATTGCTTTTGTAAACGATGCGCTGCTTTGTGGCGTCAACGTTCTTCTGCGTACGCGGGTCACTTAGTAAATTaacacagaagtctgattgAATACAATAGAAAAATATCCCTTATTGGACCACAATGGGTAGAAAAATTCAGTGGTATGAAccacaatgcaaaaacaatctgatttcAGCAAAAACTTGGCATGCTGTGTGAACGTCGCCTTAATTATCGCCATAGGAAACAGgtgtcagatttgttttgtttggcatATTGGTGCAAACATTTataagcagaaataaatttacatgaTTAAAAACTGACAGCAGAATGttataaatatatgcaaattataacataagcagaaaacaaaatgaaaccaaaatgttcCAGATTGTCTTAGATTTGGTTTCACAAGCGATGACCCAACTTCCCATGGATCTCggtttaatgtttctgtttcaaagtTCAAATGTAGATAGAGCCTTATTTAGGCCtacatttaaagataaaaatatctaaaacacaGACAGCTCCTCTATCACAGCTCTGGGTGACACTGACTGATGAAATGTGAACTGATCCTACAGCTTATCTCAGAGTTTATAAACCAAACGCCGGTGGAGTCGGTCTCCTGTTCATAGAATGTCCTGAAACATTCCTGAAATGTCTGTGATTCATGAAGGGAGGGCTGCACAGATTACAGCAACACGGCATGTTCCCTCACGCAAACGGGTACGCGTGTGTCTCCACAGAGCGATGGAGGTGTTTTACAGAAACCAGTGGATTAGTGTGTGAAAGGTCGGGCTGCTGTTACGTATCTGGTATGTTGCATCAGCCCCTTGGACCGTGTTTGGGATCAGGCGTGCACAGCTGTGGGGCCGCATGCAGTGAGACCCAGAGTTAGAGGAGCGCATGCACAGAGGGGCCGCTGACTGATCGGAGAGTATTTTTAACTCCTGTTgggacctttgacctctggttCTAAGAGTCATTGGTTACTTCACAGAGCAAACACCAGATTCGGGGAAAGGGAAACAAGATGGCGGAGAAGTTGCTAAAACTCCAAACTACATTTAGGTAGATCTCAGTAACAAAAAGGTTGATTCATCTCAGTAAATTGGTTCCAAAAGTGAATATTACATAGTTTAATTAACTCCTGAGTGATAAATTTCCTTCTGCGGCTATAAGGGCAATacttaaaaaagtaacaaagaaCAATGTCgttaatattatgactttattcccaTAATAATTcccataatattatgactttattattgttattttattttcattcatttcttagTGTGGCCATAATAGCTTTGTGCTAAATCATCTTTTACTCTGGCTTACAGctcataaaaactcaaaattttattCCTCCATTCACTCAAACGTGTCTAACTTGAGGCCCGGGTCATTC comes from Gambusia affinis linkage group LG10, SWU_Gaff_1.0, whole genome shotgun sequence and encodes:
- the LOC122839105 gene encoding angiopoietin-related protein 4-like, whose protein sequence is MKMPQVTILLLSVLVHAGAGFPSDRTRREKHASWDDVNVVAHGLLQLGQGLKEHVDKTKAQMRDVNGRLTVVNGTLAELGRRQEQQGEALMTQSKEAQGTYRLLSQLGEEVKLEVGEVKRQAEVMTSRMDRLEEVLTEPTKDGNDSEHERVSFIQRLMVAQNRRIDQLVEKIRQQQDKLEKQSLHLQALQNKVAHKRVKSHRRRDEERALKGEAELNQAGLARDCQEVFAQGASVSGVYMIQPDNSKPFNVLCQMTPDGGWTVIQKRQDGSQNFNQLWESYRKGFGDLNGEFWLGLDHIHSISKQGQYVLHVELSDQAGRRQAARYRFQVDGEERQFALHLDLDPSSGVQEGIEPTGASGLPFSTADRDNDLAADANCAELLSGGWWFSNCRESNLNGKFPQRHRGRRATFQGQFGPLSSTLLKIAPVSKTQ